The following coding sequences lie in one Micromonospora sp. R77 genomic window:
- a CDS encoding DUF6703 family protein encodes MQRTQRPLLARLARVNPTTVFLATLVLVLVAFFAPGPVGGVLLLVLAAGLVWLMATTWPVQSPATRVIRLVMLTLLIAVALAKLS; translated from the coding sequence ATGCAGCGTACGCAGCGCCCCCTGCTCGCCCGGCTGGCCCGGGTCAACCCGACGACGGTGTTCCTGGCCACCCTGGTCCTGGTGCTGGTGGCGTTCTTCGCGCCGGGCCCGGTGGGCGGGGTGCTGCTGCTGGTGCTGGCCGCGGGGCTGGTGTGGCTGATGGCGACCACCTGGCCGGTGCAGTCCCCCGCCACCCGGGTGATCCGCCTGGTCATGCTCACCCTGCTGATCGCGGTCGCCCTCGCCAAGCTCTCCTGA
- a CDS encoding glycine--tRNA ligase: MPADRIDAVVSLAKRRGFVFPSSEIYGGTRSAWDYGPLGVELKENVRRQWWKTMVQQRDDVVGLDSAVILARKVWEASGHIAEFVDPLTECQSCHKRFRADHLEEAYAEKHGKPLTSLQELNCPNCGNKGTFTEPKMFNGLMKTYLGPVESDEGLHYLRPETAQGIFVNYKNVETVARKKPPFGIAQTGKSFRNEITPGNFIFRTREFEQMEMEFFVEPGSDEQWHEYWLSERWNWYLDLGLSADNLRFYEHPKEKLSHYSKRTVDIEYRFRFGGTEFAELEGIANRTDFDLSTHSKHSGVDLSYFDQTKGERWMPYVIEPAAGLTRAVLAFLLEAYDEDEAPNTKGGVDKRTVMRFDPRLAPVKVAVLPLSRNEALSPKAKGLAAQLRKRWVVEFDDSQAIGRRYRRQDEIGTPFCVTVDFDTLDDDAVTVRNRDTMAQERVALDQVERYLIERLPGC, encoded by the coding sequence ATGCCAGCCGACCGTATCGACGCCGTCGTCAGCCTCGCCAAGCGCCGAGGCTTCGTCTTCCCCTCCAGCGAGATCTACGGGGGCACCCGGTCGGCGTGGGACTACGGCCCGCTCGGCGTGGAGCTCAAGGAGAACGTCCGCCGGCAGTGGTGGAAGACCATGGTCCAGCAGCGCGACGACGTCGTCGGCCTGGACTCCGCGGTCATCCTGGCCCGCAAGGTGTGGGAGGCCTCCGGCCACATCGCCGAGTTCGTCGACCCGCTCACCGAGTGCCAGTCCTGCCACAAGCGGTTCCGCGCCGACCACCTCGAGGAGGCGTACGCGGAGAAGCACGGCAAGCCGCTCACCTCGCTGCAGGAGCTGAACTGCCCCAACTGCGGCAACAAGGGCACCTTCACCGAGCCGAAGATGTTCAACGGCCTGATGAAGACCTACCTGGGCCCGGTGGAGAGCGACGAGGGGCTGCACTACCTGCGCCCCGAGACCGCCCAGGGCATCTTCGTCAACTACAAGAACGTCGAGACGGTCGCCCGCAAGAAGCCGCCGTTCGGCATCGCGCAGACCGGCAAGTCGTTCCGCAACGAGATCACCCCGGGCAACTTCATCTTCCGGACCCGTGAGTTCGAGCAGATGGAGATGGAGTTCTTCGTCGAGCCGGGCTCCGACGAGCAGTGGCACGAGTACTGGCTCTCCGAGCGCTGGAACTGGTATCTCGACCTCGGCCTCTCCGCCGACAACCTGCGCTTCTACGAGCACCCCAAGGAGAAGCTCTCCCACTACTCGAAGCGCACGGTCGACATCGAGTACCGGTTCCGCTTCGGCGGCACCGAGTTCGCCGAGCTGGAGGGCATCGCCAACCGGACGGACTTCGACCTGTCGACGCACAGCAAGCACTCCGGCGTCGACCTGTCGTACTTCGACCAGACCAAGGGCGAGCGCTGGATGCCATACGTGATCGAGCCGGCCGCCGGCCTGACCCGCGCGGTGCTCGCCTTCCTGCTGGAGGCGTACGACGAGGACGAGGCGCCCAACACCAAGGGCGGCGTGGACAAGCGCACCGTGATGCGCTTCGACCCTCGGCTGGCCCCGGTGAAGGTGGCGGTGCTGCCGCTGTCCCGCAACGAGGCGCTCTCGCCGAAGGCGAAGGGCCTCGCCGCCCAGCTGCGCAAGCGCTGGGTGGTCGAGTTCGACGACTCGCAGGCGATCGGCCGCCGCTACCGCCGGCAGGACGAGATCGGCACCCCGTTCTGCGTGACCGTCGACTTCGACACCCTCGACGACGACGCGGTGACCGTGCGGAACCGGGACACCATGGCCCAGGAGCGGGTCGCCCTGGACCAGGTCGAGCGCTACCTGATCGAGCGCCTGCCCGGCTGCTGA
- the dusB gene encoding tRNA dihydrouridine synthase DusB yields the protein MTAPTVPALRPLTLGPYQVWPPVVLAPMAGITNVGFRRLCREQGGGIYVCEMITTRALVERNPKTLRMIAFGADEHPRSLQLYGTDPEVTAAAVRIVVERDLADHIDLNFGCPVPKVTRRGGGSALPWRRRLFARLVKAAVDAASPAGVPVTVKMRKGIDDDHLTYVEAGLAAQDAGVAAVALHGRTAAQRYSGTADWDAIATLKQALDVPVLGNGDIWEADDALRMVAHTGVDGVVVGRGCLGRPWLFADLEAAFNGRADRRLPSLGEVAVTMRRHAELLVDQFVAGARNPARGERDGCTDFRKHVAWYLKGFPVGSELRRSLAMIDSLAQLDDLLGKLDPAVPFPVENLGQPRGRTNSPGRVALPDGWLASRDDDTVPEGAELDDSGG from the coding sequence GTGACTGCTCCGACCGTGCCCGCGCTGCGCCCGCTCACCCTCGGCCCGTACCAGGTGTGGCCGCCGGTGGTGCTCGCGCCGATGGCGGGGATCACCAACGTCGGCTTCCGGCGGCTCTGCCGGGAGCAGGGCGGGGGGATCTACGTCTGCGAGATGATCACCACGCGGGCGCTGGTCGAACGGAACCCGAAGACGCTGCGCATGATCGCCTTCGGGGCGGACGAGCACCCGCGCAGCCTCCAGCTCTACGGCACCGACCCGGAGGTGACCGCCGCCGCCGTGCGGATCGTGGTCGAGCGGGACCTCGCCGACCACATCGACCTCAACTTCGGCTGCCCGGTCCCGAAGGTCACCCGGCGCGGCGGCGGGTCGGCCCTGCCGTGGCGGCGCCGGCTCTTCGCCCGGTTGGTCAAGGCCGCGGTGGACGCCGCGTCACCCGCCGGGGTGCCGGTCACGGTCAAGATGCGCAAGGGCATCGACGACGACCACCTGACGTACGTCGAGGCCGGCCTCGCCGCCCAGGACGCCGGCGTCGCCGCGGTCGCCCTGCACGGTCGTACGGCCGCGCAGCGCTACTCCGGCACCGCCGACTGGGACGCCATCGCCACCCTCAAGCAGGCCCTCGACGTGCCGGTGCTCGGCAACGGCGACATCTGGGAGGCCGACGACGCGCTGCGGATGGTCGCGCACACCGGGGTGGACGGGGTGGTGGTCGGGCGCGGCTGCCTCGGCCGGCCGTGGCTCTTCGCCGACCTGGAGGCCGCCTTCAACGGCCGGGCCGACCGGCGGCTGCCCTCCCTGGGCGAGGTGGCGGTGACCATGCGGCGGCACGCCGAACTGCTGGTGGACCAGTTCGTGGCCGGTGCCCGCAACCCGGCGCGCGGCGAGCGGGACGGCTGCACCGACTTCCGCAAGCACGTCGCCTGGTATCTCAAGGGCTTCCCGGTCGGCAGCGAGCTGCGCCGCTCCCTCGCCATGATCGACAGCCTGGCGCAGCTCGACGACCTGCTCGGCAAGCTGGACCCGGCGGTGCCGTTCCCGGTGGAGAACCTGGGCCAGCCGCGCGGCCGGACCAACTCGCCGGGCAGGGTCGCCCTGCCCGACGGCTGGCTGGCCAGCCGGGACGACGACACCGTGCCCGAGGGCGCCGAGCTGGACGACTCCGGCGGCTGA
- a CDS encoding metal ABC transporter permease, translated as MDLFQYDFMLRALVGALVIGLAAPALGIYLVQRRLALIGDGIGHVALTGVGAGLLLNRSPVLVAVLAATLGAVVIELVRARGRTSGDLALALLFYGGIAGGVMLVGLSDASSASLNSYLFGSLTTTSPADLVTIGVLGVVIVVVMLALRPALFAVCHDEEYARVSGLPVRALNLLLAVTTAVTVTIAMRAVGVLLISALMVVPVATAQQVTRGFRSTMAAAMTLGLFAAGAGIWVAATADTAPGASVVLLAIASFLVVALGAAAWRAVRRRNRPAGPPVTEPHEPEVVLG; from the coding sequence ATGGACCTCTTCCAGTACGACTTCATGCTGCGCGCCCTGGTCGGCGCGCTGGTCATCGGGCTCGCCGCGCCGGCGCTCGGGATCTATCTGGTGCAGCGCCGGCTGGCGCTGATCGGCGACGGGATCGGGCACGTGGCGCTGACCGGCGTCGGGGCGGGGCTGCTGCTCAACCGCTCCCCGGTGCTGGTGGCGGTGCTCGCGGCGACGCTCGGCGCGGTCGTCATCGAGCTGGTCCGGGCCCGCGGGCGTACCTCCGGCGACCTGGCGCTGGCGCTGCTCTTCTACGGCGGTATCGCCGGCGGCGTGATGCTGGTCGGCCTCTCCGACGCCAGCAGCGCGTCGCTCAACTCGTACCTCTTCGGGTCGCTGACCACGACGTCACCGGCCGACCTGGTCACCATCGGCGTGCTCGGCGTGGTGATCGTGGTGGTCATGCTGGCGCTGCGCCCGGCGCTCTTCGCGGTCTGTCACGACGAGGAGTACGCCCGGGTCTCCGGCCTGCCTGTCCGGGCGCTGAACCTGCTGCTCGCGGTGACCACCGCGGTCACCGTGACCATCGCCATGCGGGCCGTCGGGGTGCTGCTGATCAGCGCGCTGATGGTGGTGCCGGTGGCCACCGCGCAGCAGGTCACCCGGGGTTTCCGCAGCACCATGGCGGCCGCGATGACGCTGGGGCTGTTCGCCGCCGGGGCGGGCATCTGGGTGGCGGCCACCGCCGACACCGCGCCCGGCGCCTCGGTGGTGCTGCTCGCCATCGCGTCGTTCCTGGTGGTCGCGCTCGGCGCGGCGGCCTGGCGGGCGGTACGCCGCCGGAACCGGCCGGCCGGCCCGCCGGTCACCGAGCCGCACGAGCCCGAGGTGGTGCTCGGATGA
- a CDS encoding helix-turn-helix transcriptional regulator produces MAERTRSGLGEFLRSRRARLTPVAVGLPERGRRRTPGLRREEVAELAGIGIDWYVRLEQGRDVSPSGATVDALARALRLDGAEHAHLRALAGPRGLPPFVRESVPDDLRRLLDTLTQPAYVTGCRWDLLAWNAAAAELFGGLVGLPEPDRNSLVYLFLEPDAKRLFGAGWADDARRVLAKFRVAHDLHPGDPAFTGLTARLRAGSPEFARWWDRHDIDRGGSGHKTLHHPDRGALRFAYSALHPTGNPALKLVVYTPA; encoded by the coding sequence ATGGCTGAGCGGACCCGGAGCGGGCTGGGCGAGTTCCTGCGGTCGCGGCGGGCGCGACTGACGCCGGTCGCGGTCGGCCTGCCCGAGCGGGGTCGGCGCCGGACCCCCGGCCTACGCCGGGAGGAGGTCGCCGAGCTGGCCGGGATCGGCATCGACTGGTACGTCCGGCTGGAGCAGGGACGGGACGTCAGCCCGTCCGGGGCGACGGTGGACGCGCTGGCCCGGGCGCTGCGGCTGGACGGCGCGGAACACGCGCACCTGCGGGCGCTGGCCGGCCCGCGCGGGCTGCCCCCGTTCGTCCGGGAGAGCGTGCCCGACGACCTGCGGCGGCTGCTCGACACGTTGACCCAGCCCGCGTACGTGACCGGCTGCCGGTGGGACCTGCTGGCCTGGAACGCCGCGGCGGCGGAGCTGTTCGGCGGGTTGGTCGGCCTGCCCGAGCCGGACCGGAACTCGCTGGTATACCTGTTCCTGGAGCCGGACGCCAAGCGGCTGTTCGGGGCCGGCTGGGCCGACGACGCGCGCCGGGTGCTGGCGAAGTTCCGGGTGGCGCACGACCTGCACCCGGGTGACCCGGCGTTCACCGGGCTCACCGCCCGGCTGCGGGCGGGCAGCCCGGAGTTCGCGCGCTGGTGGGACCGGCACGACATCGACCGTGGCGGCAGCGGCCACAAGACGCTGCACCATCCCGACCGGGGCGCGCTGCGGTTCGCGTACTCGGCCCTGCACCCCACCGGGAACCCGGCGCTGAAGCTGGTCGTCTACACGCCCGCCTGA
- a CDS encoding beta-N-acetylhexosaminidase, producing the protein MADLAHAAARSADRLITPPAPVRLGDVVPAPERVHPDPAADFTLSADAVVRVSPDPAARDVAEQLADLLRPATGYRLPITELADAGADGHLVLTLSAPMPTAPRSTPAPAQPGPADTAPAQSVPTGPAPAAGVGPAADGGYRLTVAPDEVRIVAAGAVGLFHGVQTLRQLLPAAIESPNPVTERWTVPGGTIVDRPRFPYRGAMLDVARHFFAVPDVLRVIDLLARYKLNHLHLHLTDDQGWRIAVDSWPRLATVGGATEVGGGPGGWYTGADYRRIVRHAARRHITVVPEIDLPGHTNAALVAYPELAPNKIAPPPYTGTEVGFSHVDHADERTYDFVADVLGELAALTPGPWLHIGGDEAFKVKGATYTGFVERVQRIVAGTGKTVVGWHQIAPAGHVDGRVVQWWGTHGDDPETADAVRRGARLILSPGNHAYLDMKYAPDTPIGHDWAGLIDVRRAYEWDPGTHLTGVPAEAVLGVEAPLWTESVTTPAEIEFMLLPRLPALAELAWSPRSTHDWAGFRERLAGHGPRWTTAGIAFHPSPEVPWPAATHSRPVPARPTPDAAADSPRSGATPHVT; encoded by the coding sequence GTGGCCGACCTCGCCCACGCCGCCGCCCGGTCGGCGGACCGGCTGATCACCCCGCCGGCCCCGGTCCGACTCGGCGACGTGGTGCCGGCGCCGGAACGCGTCCACCCCGACCCGGCGGCCGACTTCACGCTTTCTGCGGACGCCGTCGTCCGGGTGAGCCCCGACCCGGCCGCCCGGGACGTGGCCGAGCAGCTCGCCGACCTGCTGCGTCCCGCCACCGGCTACCGGCTTCCGATCACCGAACTGGCCGACGCCGGGGCCGACGGCCACCTGGTGCTCACCCTCTCCGCCCCGATGCCGACTGCGCCCCGATCCACCCCGGCTCCGGCGCAACCCGGCCCGGCGGACACGGCTCCCGCGCAGTCCGTCCCGACGGGCCCGGCTCCGGCGGCCGGGGTCGGGCCGGCGGCCGACGGGGGCTACCGGCTGACGGTCGCCCCCGACGAGGTACGGATCGTCGCGGCCGGCGCGGTCGGGCTCTTCCACGGAGTGCAGACGCTGCGCCAACTGCTGCCGGCGGCGATCGAGAGCCCGAACCCGGTGACCGAGCGCTGGACGGTGCCCGGCGGCACGATCGTCGACCGGCCCCGGTTCCCGTACCGGGGCGCGATGCTCGACGTGGCCCGACACTTCTTCGCCGTACCCGACGTGCTGCGGGTGATCGACCTGCTGGCCCGGTACAAGCTCAACCACCTGCACCTGCACCTCACCGACGACCAGGGCTGGCGGATCGCCGTCGACTCCTGGCCCCGGCTGGCGACCGTGGGCGGCGCCACCGAGGTGGGCGGTGGCCCCGGCGGCTGGTACACCGGGGCGGACTACCGCCGCATCGTCCGGCACGCCGCGCGCCGGCACATCACCGTGGTCCCCGAGATCGACCTGCCGGGCCACACCAACGCGGCCCTGGTCGCCTACCCCGAGCTGGCACCGAACAAGATCGCGCCGCCGCCCTACACCGGCACCGAGGTCGGCTTCAGCCACGTCGACCACGCCGACGAGCGGACGTACGACTTCGTCGCCGACGTCCTCGGCGAGCTGGCCGCGCTCACCCCCGGGCCCTGGCTGCACATCGGCGGCGACGAGGCGTTCAAGGTGAAGGGGGCCACGTACACCGGTTTCGTGGAGCGGGTCCAGCGGATCGTCGCCGGCACCGGGAAGACCGTCGTCGGCTGGCACCAGATCGCTCCGGCCGGGCACGTCGACGGCCGGGTGGTGCAGTGGTGGGGCACCCACGGCGACGACCCCGAGACCGCCGACGCGGTACGCCGCGGCGCCCGGCTGATCCTCTCCCCCGGCAACCACGCCTACCTGGACATGAAGTACGCCCCGGACACCCCGATCGGACACGACTGGGCCGGGCTGATCGACGTGCGGCGGGCGTACGAGTGGGATCCGGGCACGCACCTGACCGGCGTGCCGGCCGAGGCGGTGCTGGGCGTCGAGGCCCCGCTCTGGACCGAGTCGGTCACCACCCCCGCCGAGATCGAGTTCATGCTGCTGCCCCGGCTGCCCGCCCTCGCCGAACTCGCCTGGTCGCCCCGGTCGACGCACGACTGGGCCGGCTTCCGGGAGCGGCTGGCCGGCCACGGCCCCCGCTGGACCACCGCCGGCATCGCCTTCCACCCCTCCCCGGAGGTCCCCTGGCCGGCGGCGACCCACTCCCGCCCGGTGCCCGCCCGACCCACGCCGGACGCGGCGGCCGATTCGCCCCGGTCAGGTGCCACCCCGCACGTAACGTGA
- a CDS encoding metalloregulator ArsR/SmtB family transcription factor, with the protein MTGTNGYDAFEGAGDLLRALSAPIRLAIVSELAQGERCVHELVEKLGAPQPLVSQHLRVLRGAGVVRGSRRGREIAYALVDEHVAHIVADAVSHAGEGP; encoded by the coding sequence GTGACCGGCACGAACGGGTACGACGCCTTCGAGGGTGCGGGTGACCTGCTGCGCGCCCTGTCGGCGCCGATCCGGCTGGCGATCGTGAGCGAACTGGCGCAGGGTGAACGGTGCGTGCACGAGCTGGTCGAGAAGCTCGGCGCACCGCAGCCGCTGGTCTCGCAGCACCTGCGGGTGTTGCGCGGCGCGGGGGTGGTGCGCGGCTCCCGGCGCGGCCGGGAGATCGCGTACGCGCTGGTCGACGAGCACGTCGCGCACATCGTCGCCGACGCGGTCAGCCACGCCGGGGAGGGGCCGTGA
- a CDS encoding metal ABC transporter ATP-binding protein: MSAPVIQVDHAAVGYDGRSVLRDVSLTVTAGEVVAVLGANGSGKSTLIRAVLGLVPLGAGSVTLFGTPQRRFRHWHRIGYVPQRLGAGSGVPATVGEVVASGRLARRGILRPSGRADREKVAAALAAVGLSDRAGDPVATLSGGQQQRTLIARALAGEPEVLVLDEPTAGVDAVSQEAFAGALRGFLTGGGTVLLVAHELGPLRPLISRAVVVHQGGICHDGPVPEPAGHHAEPDHDHVHPHCDEEPAGLWSI, from the coding sequence ATGAGCGCACCAGTGATCCAGGTCGACCACGCCGCCGTCGGCTACGACGGGCGGTCCGTGCTGCGGGACGTGTCGCTGACCGTCACCGCCGGTGAGGTGGTCGCCGTGCTGGGCGCCAACGGCTCCGGCAAGTCGACCCTGATCCGGGCCGTGCTCGGGCTGGTGCCGCTGGGTGCCGGGTCGGTCACCCTCTTCGGCACCCCGCAGCGCCGCTTCCGGCACTGGCACCGCATCGGGTACGTCCCGCAGCGGCTCGGCGCCGGCAGCGGCGTACCGGCCACGGTGGGTGAGGTGGTGGCTTCGGGGCGGCTGGCCCGCCGGGGCATCCTGCGTCCGTCGGGGCGCGCCGACCGGGAGAAGGTCGCCGCCGCACTGGCCGCCGTCGGGCTGAGCGACCGGGCCGGCGATCCGGTCGCCACCCTCTCCGGCGGGCAGCAGCAGCGCACCCTGATCGCCCGGGCGCTCGCCGGCGAGCCGGAGGTGCTGGTGCTCGACGAGCCGACCGCCGGGGTGGACGCGGTCAGCCAGGAGGCGTTCGCCGGCGCGCTGCGCGGTTTCCTGACCGGCGGCGGGACGGTGCTGCTGGTCGCCCACGAGCTGGGGCCGCTGCGCCCGCTGATCAGCCGGGCGGTGGTCGTCCACCAGGGCGGCATCTGCCACGACGGCCCGGTGCCGGAACCGGCCGGGCACCACGCGGAACCGGACCACGACCACGTGCACCCGCACTGCGACGAGGAGCCCGCCGGGCTGTGGAGCATCTGA
- a CDS encoding antibiotic biosynthesis monooxygenase family protein, whose product MLVTNRFVVDTEASAAFTERAHAALAALAARPGYLRGELLRALDDPTHWCLVTEWESVGTYRRALGGFDVKVHATPLLAESVDEPSAYETLASAAPAGEIVIVPSDRAAGPYR is encoded by the coding sequence GTGCTGGTCACCAACCGGTTCGTGGTGGACACGGAGGCCAGTGCGGCCTTCACCGAGCGGGCCCACGCCGCCCTCGCGGCGCTCGCCGCCCGCCCCGGCTATCTGCGCGGGGAACTGCTGCGGGCGCTCGACGACCCGACCCACTGGTGCCTGGTCACCGAGTGGGAGTCCGTCGGGACCTACCGGCGGGCGCTGGGCGGCTTCGACGTCAAGGTGCACGCCACCCCGCTGCTCGCCGAGTCGGTCGACGAACCGTCCGCGTACGAGACGCTCGCCAGCGCCGCTCCGGCGGGCGAGATCGTCATCGTCCCCAGTGATCGGGCCGCTGGCCCTTACCGTTGA
- a CDS encoding metal ABC transporter substrate-binding protein, whose translation MTVRPRAVAAATTALLALGGVAACGDAGAGADPDRVDVVAAFYPLQFLAERIGGDAVRVTGLAKPGAEPHDLELHPRQVGQVVDAELVLYLKDFQPAVDEAVAQNAADRALDVATVQPLLDAAAGGHDHEGEAGHAEETGGKDPHLWLDPTRLATVGDRIAERLGRLDPGRAADFTARAAAFRADLDTLDREYVTGLARCQRREIVVSHTAFGYLAARYRLEQVGITGLTPDTEAPAGRLAEVAKEAREHGATTIFFERLVSPKVAETVAREVGARTAVLDPIEGPPADGDYLSAMRTNLRTLRTALDCS comes from the coding sequence ATGACCGTCCGTCCCCGCGCCGTGGCCGCCGCCACCACCGCCCTGCTCGCCCTCGGTGGCGTCGCCGCCTGCGGTGACGCCGGAGCTGGCGCCGACCCGGACCGGGTCGACGTGGTGGCCGCCTTCTATCCGCTGCAGTTCCTCGCCGAGCGGATCGGCGGGGACGCGGTCCGGGTCACCGGCCTGGCCAAGCCGGGCGCCGAGCCGCACGACCTGGAACTGCACCCGCGCCAGGTCGGGCAGGTCGTCGACGCGGAACTGGTCCTCTATCTCAAGGACTTCCAGCCGGCGGTGGACGAGGCGGTCGCCCAGAACGCCGCGGACCGGGCCCTCGACGTGGCCACCGTGCAGCCGCTGCTCGACGCGGCGGCCGGCGGCCACGACCACGAGGGCGAGGCCGGGCACGCGGAGGAGACCGGGGGCAAGGACCCGCACCTCTGGCTCGACCCGACCCGGCTGGCCACCGTCGGTGACCGGATCGCCGAGCGGCTCGGCCGGCTCGATCCGGGCCGGGCCGCCGACTTCACCGCCCGGGCCGCGGCCTTCCGCGCCGACCTGGACACCCTCGACCGGGAGTACGTCACCGGCCTGGCGCGCTGCCAACGACGGGAGATCGTGGTGAGTCACACCGCGTTCGGCTACCTGGCCGCCCGCTACCGCCTCGAACAGGTCGGCATCACCGGCCTCACCCCCGACACCGAGGCCCCCGCCGGGCGGCTCGCCGAGGTGGCGAAGGAGGCCCGCGAGCACGGTGCCACCACCATCTTCTTCGAGCGGCTGGTCAGCCCGAAGGTCGCCGAGACCGTCGCCCGGGAGGTCGGGGCGCGGACCGCCGTGCTCGATCCGATCGAGGGGCCGCCCGCCGACGGGGACTACCTGTCGGCCATGCGGACCAATCTCCGGACCCTGCGAACCGCGTTGGACTGCTCATGA
- a CDS encoding zinc-binding alcohol dehydrogenase family protein: protein MRAAVLTEFGTPLTVQTVPDPVLGTGEVVVDVVAAGVLPYAAEVFSGERSYALTLPVVPGAGAVGRVRAVGPDATRLAVGDWVSVDPTVRSRDGGPTPDITLQGLSGRGDGGLRLQRHFGHGSYAEQVLAPTENVHPLGPIDPAEAGRWCALRLCLVPFGGLLAGDLRPGETVLISGATGNFGSAGVAVALALGAGCVVAPGRDERMLAALADRFGPRVRTVRLCGDEDDDRRRMRAAAPGPIDLVLDLLPPAAPATAVRAAAMTVREFGRVVLMGGVGMLGGADLALPYPWLMRDSITVRGQWMYPQEANLRLINLARSGLLDLDAFEVTEFGLDAVNRAVAHAAETGGRFRLTVVRP from the coding sequence ATGCGCGCCGCTGTGCTCACCGAGTTCGGCACACCCCTGACCGTCCAGACCGTGCCCGACCCCGTGCTCGGCACGGGTGAGGTCGTCGTCGACGTGGTGGCGGCGGGTGTGCTCCCGTACGCCGCCGAGGTCTTCAGCGGCGAGCGGTCGTACGCGCTCACCCTGCCCGTCGTGCCCGGCGCGGGCGCGGTCGGCCGGGTCCGCGCGGTCGGGCCCGACGCGACCCGCCTCGCGGTGGGCGACTGGGTTTCCGTCGACCCGACGGTACGCTCCCGCGACGGCGGCCCGACCCCGGACATCACCCTCCAGGGCCTGAGCGGCCGGGGCGACGGCGGCCTCCGGTTGCAGCGCCACTTCGGCCACGGCTCGTACGCGGAGCAGGTCCTCGCGCCCACCGAGAACGTCCACCCGCTGGGGCCGATCGACCCCGCCGAGGCGGGCCGGTGGTGCGCGCTGCGGCTCTGCCTGGTGCCGTTCGGCGGGCTCCTCGCCGGTGACCTGCGCCCCGGCGAGACGGTCCTGATCAGCGGCGCGACAGGCAACTTCGGCAGCGCCGGGGTGGCCGTCGCGCTGGCCCTGGGCGCCGGCTGCGTCGTCGCGCCGGGCCGGGACGAGCGGATGCTCGCCGCCCTCGCCGACCGGTTCGGGCCCCGGGTGCGTACCGTGCGGCTCTGCGGGGACGAGGACGACGACCGGCGGCGGATGCGGGCCGCCGCCCCCGGACCGATCGACCTGGTGCTCGACCTGCTGCCGCCGGCCGCCCCGGCCACCGCCGTCCGGGCCGCCGCGATGACCGTCCGTGAGTTCGGCCGGGTCGTCCTGATGGGGGGCGTGGGGATGCTCGGCGGCGCAGACCTGGCCCTGCCGTACCCGTGGCTGATGCGCGACAGCATCACCGTACGGGGGCAGTGGATGTATCCGCAGGAGGCCAACCTCCGCCTGATCAACCTGGCCCGGTCCGGGCTGCTGGACCTCGACGCCTTCGAGGTGACCGAGTTCGGACTCGACGCCGTGAACCGGGCGGTGGCGCACGCCGCGGAGACCGGCGGCCGGTTCCGGCTCACCGTCGTCCGACCCTGA
- a CDS encoding C39 family peptidase yields MATTLLRKTVLTAAGIAATAGGIAGPAIAAQAAPAEKAASSVTTDRKGHGERELDVRYEAQPNFYYCGPAATRNALSVLGKNIDVDAMAKEMGTTENGTNSINDITPVLNKETGKHYRSVEIRDSKADDKQTDTLRADIVRTVDDGRAVVANIAGTATDTDGNTHSFEGGHYISVVGYRDGGKIVTIADSANPDQAAYRMSVDNLADWIATRGYSAS; encoded by the coding sequence ATGGCTACCACTCTGCTGCGCAAGACCGTGCTGACCGCTGCCGGTATCGCCGCCACCGCCGGTGGCATCGCCGGACCCGCCATCGCCGCCCAGGCCGCCCCGGCCGAGAAGGCCGCGTCGTCGGTGACCACCGACCGCAAGGGTCACGGCGAGCGGGAGCTGGACGTCCGCTACGAGGCCCAGCCCAACTTCTACTACTGCGGCCCGGCCGCCACCCGTAACGCCCTGAGCGTCCTCGGCAAGAACATCGACGTCGACGCCATGGCCAAGGAGATGGGCACCACCGAGAACGGCACCAACAGCATCAACGACATCACCCCGGTGCTGAACAAGGAGACCGGCAAGCACTACCGGTCCGTCGAGATCCGGGACAGCAAGGCCGACGACAAGCAGACCGACACCCTGCGCGCCGACATCGTGCGTACCGTCGACGACGGCCGTGCCGTGGTCGCCAACATCGCCGGCACCGCCACCGACACCGACGGCAACACCCACAGCTTCGAGGGTGGGCACTACATCAGCGTGGTGGGCTACCGCGACGGCGGGAAGATCGTGACGATCGCCGACTCGGCCAACCCGGACCAGGCCGCCTACCGGATGAGCGTGGACAACCTCGCCGACTGGATCGCCACCCGCGGCTACAGCGCCTCCTGA